A section of the Tenrec ecaudatus isolate mTenEca1 chromosome 10, mTenEca1.hap1, whole genome shotgun sequence genome encodes:
- the UBTF gene encoding nucleolar transcription factor 1 isoform X1: MNGEADCPTDLEMAAPKGQDRWSQEDMLTLLECMKNNLPSNDSSKFKTTESHMDWEKVAFKDFSGDMCKLKWVEISNEVRKFRTLTELILDAQEHVKNPYKGKKLKKHPDFPKKPLTPYFRFFMEKRAKYAKLHPEMSNLDLTKILSKKYKELPEKKKMKYIQDFQREKQEFERNLARFREDHPDLIQNAKKSDIPEKPKTPQQLWYTHEKKVYLKVRPDATTKEVKDSLGKQWSQLSDKKRLKWIHKALEQRKEYEEIMRDYIQKHPELNISEEGITKSTLTKAERQLKDKFDGRPTKPPPNSYSLYCAELMANMKDVPSTERMVLCSQQWKLLSQKEKDAYHKKCDQKKKDYEVELLRFLESLPEEEQQRVLGEEKMLNINKKQATSPASKKPSQEGGKGGSEKPKRPVSAMFIFSEEKRRQLQEERPELSESELTRLLARMWNDLSEKKKAKYKAREAALKAQTERKPGGEREERGKLPESPKRAEEIWQQSVIGDYLARFKNDRVKALKAMEMTWNNMEKKEKLMWIKKAAEDQKRYERELSEMRAPPAAANSSKKMKFQGEPKKPPMNGYQKFSQELLSNGELNHLPLKERMVEIGSRWQRISQSQKEHYKKLAEEQQKQYKVHLDLWVKSLSPQDRAAYKEYISNKRKSMTKLRGPNPKSSRTTLQSKSESEDDDEEDEEDEDEDEEEEEEDNGDSSEDGGDSSESSSEDESEDGDENEDDEEDDDDDEDDDDDEDNESEGSSSSSSSSGDSSDSDSN; the protein is encoded by the exons ATGAACGGAGAAGCCGATTGCCCCACAGACCTGGAAATGGCCGCTCCCAAAGGCCAAG ACCGCTGGTCCCAGGAAGACATGCTGACTTTGCTGGAATGCATGAAGAACAACCTTCCGTCCAATGACAGCtccaagttcaaaaccaccgagtCACATATGGACTGGGAAAAAGTAGCATTTAAAGACTTTTCTGGGGACATGTGCAAGCTCAAATGGGTGGAGATTTCCAACGAG GTAAGGAAGTTCCGCACGTTGACAGAATTGATCCTCGACGCTCAGGAACATGTGAAAAATCCTTACAAAGGCAAAAAGCTCAAG AAACACCCAGACTTCCCAAAGAAGCCCCTGACCCCTTACTTCCGCTTCTTCATGGAGAAGCGGGCCAAGTACGCAAAGCTCCACCCTGAGATGAGCAACCTGGACCTGACCAAGATTCTCTCCAAGAAATACAAGGAGCTGCCCgagaagaagaag atgaAATATATTCAGGACttccagagagagaaacaggaGTTCGAGCGAAACCTGGCCCGATTCAG GGAGGACCACCCTGACCTAATCCAGAATGCCAAGAAGtcggacatccctgagaagcccaaAACCCCCCAACAGCTCTGGTACACCCACGAGAAGAAGGTGTATCTCAAAGTGCGGCCAGAT GCCACTACGAAGGAGGTGAAGGACTCCCTGGGGAAGCAGTGGTCTCAGCTCTCGGACAAAAAGAGGCTGAAATGGATTCATAAGGCCCTGGAGCAGCGGAAAGAGTACGAG GAGATCATGCGAGACTACATTCAGAAGCACCCCGAGCTGAACATCAGCGAGGAGGGCATCACCAAGTCCACTCTCACCAAGGCCGAACGCCAACTCAAAGACAAGTTTGACGGGCGACCCACCAAACCACCTCC GAACAGCTACTCGCTGTACTGCGCCGAGCTGATGGCCAACATGAAGGACGTGCCCAGCACGGAGCGCATGGTGCTGTGCAGCCAGCAGTGGAAGCTGCTCTCCCAGAAGGAGAAGGACGCCTACCACAAGAAGTGCGACCAG AAAAAGAAAGACTATGAGGTGGAACTGCTCCGGTTTCTAGAG AGCCTTCCCGAGGAGGAGCAACAGCGGGTCTTGGGGGAGGAGAAGATGTTGAACATCAACAAGAAGCAAGCCACCAGCCCAGCCTCCAAGAAGCCCTCCCAGGAGGGGGGCAAG GGCGGCTCAGAGAAGCCCAAGCGGCCGGTGTCTGCCATGTTCATCTTCTCTGAAGAGAAGCGGCGGCAGCTGCAGGAAGAGCGGCCCGAGCTCTCGGAGAGCGAGCTGACCCGCCTGCTGGCACGCATGTGGAATGACCTGTCAGAGAAGAAGAAG GCCAAGTACAAGGCCAGGGAGGCAGCCCTGAAGGCGCAGACCGAGAGGAAGCCGGGTGGTGAGCGTGAGGAGCGTGGCAAGCTGCCCGAGTCCCCCAAGCGGGCAGAGGAGATCTGGCAGCAGAGCGTCATCGGCGACTACTTGGCTCGCTTCAAG AACGACCGGGTGAAGGCCTTGAAGGCCATGGAGATGACCTGGAACAACATGGAGAAGAAAGAGAAGCTCATGTGGATCAAGAAGGCAGCTGAAGACCAGAAGCGATACGAG AGAGAGCTGAGCGAGATGCGAGCCCCTCCGGCTGCTGCAAACTCTTCGAAGAAGATGAAGTTTCAGGGAGAACCCAAGAAGCCTCCCAT gaATGGTTACCAGAAGTTCTCCCAGGAGCTGCTGTCCAACGGGGAGCTCAACCACCTGCCCCTGAAGGAGCGCATGGTGGAGATCGGCAGCCGCTGGCAGCGcatctcccaaagccagaaggagcACTACAAGAAGctagcagaggagcagcagaagcAGTACAAGGTGCACCTGGACCTCTGGGTCAAG AGCCTGTCTCCCCAGGACCGTGCAGCATACAAAGAGTACATCTCCAAC AAACGCAAGAGCATGACCAAGCTTCGAGGCCCGAACCCCAAATCCAGCCGGACTACTCTGCAGTCCAAGTCG gAGTCTGAGGACGACGACGAGGAGGACGAGGAAGACGAGGacgaggatgaagaggaggaggaggaggataacGGGGACTCCTCTGAGGATGGCGGGGACTCCTCCGAGTCAAGCAGCGAGGATGAGAGCGAGGACGGCGATGAG AATGAGGACGACGAGGAGGATGATGATGACGACGAGGATGACGATGACGACGAGGACAACGAGTCCGAGGGCAGCAgctccagctcctcctcctccgggGACTCCTCGGACTCGGACTCCAACTGA
- the UBTF gene encoding nucleolar transcription factor 1 isoform X2 has translation MNGEADCPTDLEMAAPKGQDRWSQEDMLTLLECMKNNLPSNDSSKFKTTESHMDWEKVAFKDFSGDMCKLKWVEISNEVRKFRTLTELILDAQEHVKNPYKGKKLKKHPDFPKKPLTPYFRFFMEKRAKYAKLHPEMSNLDLTKILSKKYKELPEKKKMKYIQDFQREKQEFERNLARFREDHPDLIQNAKKSDIPEKPKTPQQLWYTHEKKVYLKVRPDEIMRDYIQKHPELNISEEGITKSTLTKAERQLKDKFDGRPTKPPPNSYSLYCAELMANMKDVPSTERMVLCSQQWKLLSQKEKDAYHKKCDQKKKDYEVELLRFLESLPEEEQQRVLGEEKMLNINKKQATSPASKKPSQEGGKGGSEKPKRPVSAMFIFSEEKRRQLQEERPELSESELTRLLARMWNDLSEKKKAKYKAREAALKAQTERKPGGEREERGKLPESPKRAEEIWQQSVIGDYLARFKNDRVKALKAMEMTWNNMEKKEKLMWIKKAAEDQKRYERELSEMRAPPAAANSSKKMKFQGEPKKPPMNGYQKFSQELLSNGELNHLPLKERMVEIGSRWQRISQSQKEHYKKLAEEQQKQYKVHLDLWVKSLSPQDRAAYKEYISNKRKSMTKLRGPNPKSSRTTLQSKSESEDDDEEDEEDEDEDEEEEEEDNGDSSEDGGDSSESSSEDESEDGDENEDDEEDDDDDEDDDDDEDNESEGSSSSSSSSGDSSDSDSN, from the exons ATGAACGGAGAAGCCGATTGCCCCACAGACCTGGAAATGGCCGCTCCCAAAGGCCAAG ACCGCTGGTCCCAGGAAGACATGCTGACTTTGCTGGAATGCATGAAGAACAACCTTCCGTCCAATGACAGCtccaagttcaaaaccaccgagtCACATATGGACTGGGAAAAAGTAGCATTTAAAGACTTTTCTGGGGACATGTGCAAGCTCAAATGGGTGGAGATTTCCAACGAG GTAAGGAAGTTCCGCACGTTGACAGAATTGATCCTCGACGCTCAGGAACATGTGAAAAATCCTTACAAAGGCAAAAAGCTCAAG AAACACCCAGACTTCCCAAAGAAGCCCCTGACCCCTTACTTCCGCTTCTTCATGGAGAAGCGGGCCAAGTACGCAAAGCTCCACCCTGAGATGAGCAACCTGGACCTGACCAAGATTCTCTCCAAGAAATACAAGGAGCTGCCCgagaagaagaag atgaAATATATTCAGGACttccagagagagaaacaggaGTTCGAGCGAAACCTGGCCCGATTCAG GGAGGACCACCCTGACCTAATCCAGAATGCCAAGAAGtcggacatccctgagaagcccaaAACCCCCCAACAGCTCTGGTACACCCACGAGAAGAAGGTGTATCTCAAAGTGCGGCCAGAT GAGATCATGCGAGACTACATTCAGAAGCACCCCGAGCTGAACATCAGCGAGGAGGGCATCACCAAGTCCACTCTCACCAAGGCCGAACGCCAACTCAAAGACAAGTTTGACGGGCGACCCACCAAACCACCTCC GAACAGCTACTCGCTGTACTGCGCCGAGCTGATGGCCAACATGAAGGACGTGCCCAGCACGGAGCGCATGGTGCTGTGCAGCCAGCAGTGGAAGCTGCTCTCCCAGAAGGAGAAGGACGCCTACCACAAGAAGTGCGACCAG AAAAAGAAAGACTATGAGGTGGAACTGCTCCGGTTTCTAGAG AGCCTTCCCGAGGAGGAGCAACAGCGGGTCTTGGGGGAGGAGAAGATGTTGAACATCAACAAGAAGCAAGCCACCAGCCCAGCCTCCAAGAAGCCCTCCCAGGAGGGGGGCAAG GGCGGCTCAGAGAAGCCCAAGCGGCCGGTGTCTGCCATGTTCATCTTCTCTGAAGAGAAGCGGCGGCAGCTGCAGGAAGAGCGGCCCGAGCTCTCGGAGAGCGAGCTGACCCGCCTGCTGGCACGCATGTGGAATGACCTGTCAGAGAAGAAGAAG GCCAAGTACAAGGCCAGGGAGGCAGCCCTGAAGGCGCAGACCGAGAGGAAGCCGGGTGGTGAGCGTGAGGAGCGTGGCAAGCTGCCCGAGTCCCCCAAGCGGGCAGAGGAGATCTGGCAGCAGAGCGTCATCGGCGACTACTTGGCTCGCTTCAAG AACGACCGGGTGAAGGCCTTGAAGGCCATGGAGATGACCTGGAACAACATGGAGAAGAAAGAGAAGCTCATGTGGATCAAGAAGGCAGCTGAAGACCAGAAGCGATACGAG AGAGAGCTGAGCGAGATGCGAGCCCCTCCGGCTGCTGCAAACTCTTCGAAGAAGATGAAGTTTCAGGGAGAACCCAAGAAGCCTCCCAT gaATGGTTACCAGAAGTTCTCCCAGGAGCTGCTGTCCAACGGGGAGCTCAACCACCTGCCCCTGAAGGAGCGCATGGTGGAGATCGGCAGCCGCTGGCAGCGcatctcccaaagccagaaggagcACTACAAGAAGctagcagaggagcagcagaagcAGTACAAGGTGCACCTGGACCTCTGGGTCAAG AGCCTGTCTCCCCAGGACCGTGCAGCATACAAAGAGTACATCTCCAAC AAACGCAAGAGCATGACCAAGCTTCGAGGCCCGAACCCCAAATCCAGCCGGACTACTCTGCAGTCCAAGTCG gAGTCTGAGGACGACGACGAGGAGGACGAGGAAGACGAGGacgaggatgaagaggaggaggaggaggataacGGGGACTCCTCTGAGGATGGCGGGGACTCCTCCGAGTCAAGCAGCGAGGATGAGAGCGAGGACGGCGATGAG AATGAGGACGACGAGGAGGATGATGATGACGACGAGGATGACGATGACGACGAGGACAACGAGTCCGAGGGCAGCAgctccagctcctcctcctccgggGACTCCTCGGACTCGGACTCCAACTGA